The following are encoded in a window of Vespula pensylvanica isolate Volc-1 chromosome 2, ASM1446617v1, whole genome shotgun sequence genomic DNA:
- the LOC122626963 gene encoding polyhomeotic-proximal chromatin protein-like isoform X8 — protein MEEDMRQRSHHLYQMTVTDGRRGMSLSISFLSLFAILVAITPSSTALGSLDQLKKYLTTAGTCKCGLECPLRPEQVFNFDPKIATRPWSPDQGKTREMTKLCNHKRKLLLPSAAASPVAASCTLPVSPSTLSSGPTSSTAAPTAAAPIHADSPTSPDKTRKDGLSKKKKRKLVGIGGLYSGVSVSQLLAQRERAIAAVSTSGVQGSSVPNGSQVWPIAIPNLQMQQPNQQICHQSLNSPSQNHDVNSSARNAQQRLNQHNMPGMLMGNPLIMNQQSTNFNNMTQQQQQLLQQQHQQLLLQQQQQQQQQQQQQQQQLMQQHLSQHQQQQQPQQLLPHHQQMQHMPLLQQHQEQQQQQQQQPHPNAVVNQLPQQQVPHYINQLNQQSLHVMQQQQQHLNQQQQLHIQQIQKHNMQPPQQQHLTSEMDQQQTGNYNSQLPQEGYVHHLQSSQMSQPVLHPLQHQLHQHQIQQQQQQQQQDQHGMQTQTIDPFQMQIQQLQQQQQHQQQLSQMCVQAQYPNQQLSHHTMDIIQQSNGGSVMSGINPSDMQNRHGRTQSATEDDLSAKQMQQQQQQQQQQQQLLMHNHNLQRHQIVENGNLSNNPHENAQRMYTQGQVQYPARNFDTQKISTVEAKFGHQQQYTLVSHAGRSPTINHATEVQSGMGPTSGQAGNIHFNTRTPPWQQNRTVVTTNQSSLTTVQNITCNSFDRVPPLHHHIPQTSTWTDEVARKKAKSSKSMMKKQRQHGASDIRSNNGLDQPIPSPIDEFNDKAQQNSDQIGSTVNSSGPSFLEDPSGYLAQQTALLNSTISRQTGVNNTQVAILNSPKVQQTNHSTHTASNPYLAQPKPSSAASPSSTTFNSVKNHATSPVVVHSSMTPTSSNGAIDSDGSPCHGCVSSGDNQSFVQDQYNKQQLHRQYVLHSDQREDPVTSSTFGEKYQGSQQQIDSRPIQGGTVSTSHGSPIGTNSPANSDVPASSTPGISQPATPQSLTSSQPSTPHSYSQPPTPHSLASSSGQLPSQPLTPHSHPSSSNQFATQPLTPQAPQPSQSSSNNSLEQHLEMSCSVANNPSAISPSTSPSQTYSTPMDNITSQLPKRQAVSTRQLSLDGYQPHPHTVNTVSRIPLNSFTSTSSVITTMASGHTVSSNTITSVLAGRANTATVSINTPLGMPNPAILNILSNKPQQPTTAPPALVNVTATSTTAHHPHSIPLTPSQSSTITVSKSPLEMVQSVVSSIQVPQATTNSPMPQTQQQQHQQQQQQHQQQQQQQQQQHQQQQQQQQQQQQQQQQQQQQHAQQQQHPQSNVQVHNVLTSGGILKHPTGSTLPPGHILVSSGGQLIMASTGSAINGVMAPPPPKIISNTNSMPPLSVSPMVTSVTGAVSQVIPAVGVAQQVIGQPTVLVNAIQTPVLIQPGVMTMDSIGQNVQIPHLTVATGNVIQNAQSILDANQDVTRNVSTNQGIVNRQPALLSPESALSKKKAYKKRKTNPQTVASMLHIASSQQNAGMLMQSQSNFAQQNFQTQSIGGPMLQALTIVPGKGGAPAQLVMNGQTGATSAQFNTQQIITNPQPAQQINLLQPVNLLNGAAGMVQNFPTIQQFIVPGIGSMVMSADGTATLLQDTGNIGMQLQIQNVNGQNVLTPVQSHSGIFSPSQSILAAGPAGMVIRAPQATGSKIIQQHSPGAQFLSPNSGQFLVNGTTSFGNQLSPIVANVSPNQQVTFNTSQVRPPNMQGQQEFIQMNGQTLMVPCGTTQNIAVSSAPNQQNTTFVQQNTTIVQQQTTMVSNNQIPNFQTAPSNNAGAVDPALNLDHNQPYILSSGMISGKPPSSPKNSINSPTSDQSMEQQQYVLASSSTSVVEKTGQQIDQHSPLMARHSVSTQTAGNQANIVQAAMMRQGSPPDTTTHSPGNSQRSNSPAVDTTTHGAASPAPPISARQHSSSTPMVHCVSSSEPDSGDITMASEDWRIQGVTTKEITLSQPNLHGKTYVESTVTTGIQVGTHVEQGNRHLALIDMHQPADTTHAENTYADSQEHMDTSSPNHSIYSDTMDHSPLEDQLSVPKEITDISHQEIDVNNPLPVVGQAHYQPILYHSHHYVPNTNVYRQQALVPDHAHYTMLPHANKFDPKSCDLELQHNIVEEDSDQNSEDKTSERENIPYCPQNVACQKFIGVGIAAPGLYPHLYNYRSDPSGIAVVNYSPNKQAYINPYVYSQLAYAQEGDDGEESDSSLEE, from the exons ATTGCAACGCGACCTTGGAGCCCGGATCAGGGCAAGACGCGAGAGATGACCAAGCTCTGCAACCATAAGAGGAAACTTTTGCTACCGAGCGCAGCAGCCAGCCCTGTTGCCGCCTCCTGTACCTTGCCGGTCTCCCCTTCGACGTTATCTTCTGGACCAACGTCGTCGACGGCAGCGCCGACAGCAGCGGCACCGATTCACGCCGACTCGCCCACCTCGCCGGACAAAACCAGAAAAG ATGGTCtcagcaagaaaaagaagagaaaactgGTGGGTATAGGGGGCTTGTACTCAGGAGTTTCCGTATCGCAACTTCTGGCACAACGGGAAAGAGCTATCGCTGCTGTTTCCACGTCGGGAGTTCAAGGTTCATCGGTGCCTAATGGATCGCAG GTGTGGCCGATCGCGATCCCTAATTTGCAGATGCAACAACCCAATCAACAAATCTGCCATCAATCGTTAAATTCACCCTCTCAAAATCACGACGTGAATAGTTCAGCACGAAACGCTCAACAGCGGTTAAATCAGCACAATATGCCTGGGATGCTAATGGGAAATCCGCTAATTATGAATCAGCAAAGTactaatttcaataatatgacccaacaacagcagcagcttTTGCAGCAACAGCACCAACAATTATTActacagcaacagcagcaacaacagcaacagcagcagcaacagcaacagcaactgATGCAGCAGCATTTATCGCAGcatcaacagcaacagcaacctCAGCAACTTTTACCTCATCATCAACAAATGCAGCACATGCCGTTGTTGCAACAACATCAggagcagcaacagcagcaacaacagcaaccaCATCCCAATGCTGTAGTGAATCAATTGCCGCAACAGCAAGTTCCTCATTATATAAATCAGTTGAATCAACAATCCTTGCACGTTatgcagcaacaacaacagcactTGAACCAACAGCAACAGCTCCACATACAACAAATTCAAAAACACAATATGCAACCGCCACAACAGCAGCACTTAACATCGGAAATGGATCAACAGCAAACAGGAAATTATAATTCACAACTTCCTCAAGAAGGTTATGTGCATCATTTACAATCTTCGCAAATGTCGCAACCTGTACTTCATCCGCTTCAGCACCAGCTACATCAACATCAGatacagcaacagcagcaacaacagcaacaggaTCAGCATGGTATGCAGACTCAAACTATCGATCCATTTCAAATGCAAATACAACAActacaacaacagcagcaacatcaACAACAGTTGTCGCAAATGTGCGTGCAGGCTCAGTATCCTAATCAGCAATTATCTCATCATACGATGGATATTATACAGCAATCTAACGGCGGGTCCGTTATGAGTGGAATCAATCCTTCCGATATGCAAAATAGACATGGTCGTACGCAATCAGCTACGGAAGATGATTTAAGTGCTAAGCAAatgcaacagcagcaacaacaacagcaacagcaacaacagctgTTGATGCATAATCATAACTTGCAACGGCATCAAATCGTTGAGAATGGAAATCTGTCAAATAATCCTCACGAAAATGCACAACGAATGTATACGCAAGGCCAAGTTCAGTATCCAGCGAGAAACTTTGATACTCAGAAGATATCGACTGTGGAAGCCAAATTTGGTCATCAACAACAATACACTTTAGTCAGCCACGCGGGAAGAAGTCCAACTATTAACCATGCTACAGAAGTACAATCGGGTATGGGACCAACTAGCGGACAAGCaggaaatatacattttaacaCGAGAACACCCCCGTGGCAACAAAATCGTACGGTTGTCACGACTAATCAGTCTTCATTAACTACGGTCCAAAATATCACTTGCAATTCTTTTGATCGTGTTCCTCCTCTTCATCATCACATTCCACAGACGTCAACCTGGACGGACGAGGTAGCGAGGAAAAAAGCTAAGTCAAGTAAGAGTATGATGAAAAAACAGCGTCAGCATGGTGCATCGGATATAAGGAGTAATAATGGTCTTGATCAGCCGATACCAAGTCCAATTGACGAATTTAATGATAAAGCGCAACAGAATAGCGATCAAATCGGTTCCACGGTTAACAGCAGTGGCCCCTCATTTTTAGAGGATCCTAGTGGTTATTTAGCACAGCAAACCGCTTTACTAAATAGTACTATATCGCGGCAAACTGGCGTTAATAACACTCAAGTGGCCATATTGAACAGCCCGAAAGTACAACAAACGAATCACAGTACTCATACAGCAAGTAATCCCTATCTTGCACAACCAAAGCCTTCCTCTGCTGCCAGTCCTTCAAGTACAACATTTAATTCTGTGAAAAATCATGCCACTTCGCCAGTAGTGGTGCACAGCAGTATGACGCCGACGTCTAGTAACGGTGCCATCGATTCCGACGGTAGCCCGTGCCATGGCTGTGTTAGCAGTGGTGACAATCAATCCTTCGTTCAAGATCAATATAACAAACAGCAATTACATCGACAATACGTATTGCATTCTGATCAACGGGAGGATCCTGTTACATCGTCGACGTTTGGTGAGAAATATCAAGGGAGTCAACAACAAATTGATTCAAGACCTATTCAAGGAGGCACTGTTAGTACTAGTCACGGTTCACCGATCGGTACAAATAGTCCAGCCAATTCGGATGTCCCTGCTTCCTCGACACCTGGAATATCTCAACCAGCGACACCACAGAGTTTAACCTCGTCCCAACCATCGACCCCGCATAGTTATTCGCAACCACCGACGCCCCATTCTCTTGCATCGTCGTCTGGTCAATTGCCATCTCAACCTTTAACTCCGCATTCTCATCCATCTTCGTCGAATCAGTTTGCAACTCAACCGTTAACTCCTCAGGCACCGCAGCCTTCGCAATCATCGTCTAATAACAGTTTGGAACAGCACTTGGAAATGTCGTGTTCAGTCGCAAATAATCCCAGCGCTATTTCACCAAGTACGTCTCCTTCTCAAACATATTCTACGCCTATGGACAATATAACGTCTCAGCTACCAAAAAGACAGGCTGTCAGTACGAGACAGCTATCGCTAGATGGCTATCAACCACATCCACATACAGTGAATACAGTTTCAAGGATACCATTAAATTCTTTTACCAGTACGTCGTCCGTGATAACGACTATGGCAAGCGGACATACGGTTAGTAGTAATACAATTACGTCTGTGCTTGCTGGAAGAGCGAATACGGCGACCGTATCTATAAATACGCCCTTGGGGATGCCTAACCCTGCTATTTTAAACATTCTTTCCAATAAACCTCAGCAGCCAACAACGGCACCGCCCGCTCTCGTGAATGTAACAGCGACGTCGACAACGGCGCATCATCCGCATTCGATTCCCCTTACACCTAGTCAATCGTCGACGATCACAGTATCGAAGTCACCATTGGAGATGGTTCAGAGTGTAGTAAGTAGTATTCAGGTACCTCAAGCGACGACTAATTCACCAATGCCACAGActcaacaacagcaacatcagcaacaacaacagcagcatcaacagcagcaacaacaacaacagcagcagcatcaacaacagcagcaacaacaacaacagcaacaacaa cagcagcagcaacaacagcaacagcatgctcagcaacagcaacatcCGCAATCGAACGTTCAAGTTCACAATGTTCTTACATCTGGTGGTATATTGAAGCATCCAACCGGATCTACTTTGCCACCCGGGCATATCTTAGTGTCCAGTGGTGGACAGCTCATAATGGCAAGCACTGGGTCTGCTATTAACGGCGTGATGGCACCGCCACCACcaaaaatcatttctaataCGAATTCAATGCCACCATTATCCGTTTCGCCGATGGTCACTAGTGTAACTGGAGCAGTTAGTCAAGTTATACCGGCAGTTGGTGTAGCTCAGCAAGTGATAGGACAACCGACGGTTTTGGTTAATGCTATACAAACACCGGTTCTTATTCAACCCGGTGTTATGACGATGGACAGTATTGGACAAAATGTACAAATACCTCATCTCACGGTTGCTACCGGGAACGTTATACAAAATGCTCAGTCCATCTTAGACGCAAATCAAGATGTGACGAGGAACGTGAGTACAAATCAGGGTATCGTGAACCGTCAACCGGCTCTACTTTCACCCGAATCCGCGCTGAGTAAAAAGAAAGCGTACAAAAAACGAAAGACCAATCCTCAAACCGTAGCGTCGATGCTTCACATTGCTTCGTCTCAACAAAATGCGGGTATGCTTATGCAATCGCAATCGAATTTTGCACAGCAAAATTTCCAAACACAGAGCATAGGTGGGCCGATGTTGCAGGCCCTTACAATTGTTCCTGGCAAAGGCGGTGCACCCGCTCAATTGGTCATGAATGGTCAAACCGGTGCAACGTCCGCGCAATTTAACACTCAACAGATTATTACAAATCCTCAACCTGCTCAACAAATAAATCTTTTGCAACCGGTTAATTTGTTGAATGGAGCAGCTGGAATGGTACAGAATTTCCCTACCATCCAACAATTTATCGTGCCTGGAATAGGAAGTATGGTCATGTCTGCCGACGGTACTGCAACTTTGTTGCAAGATACTGGAAATATAGGAATGCAGCTACAAATACAAAATGTAAATGGTCAGAACGTCCTTACGCCGGTGCAAAGTCATAGCGGGATATTTAGTCCGAGTCAAAGTATTTTGGCAGCTGGACCGGCTGGGATGGTGATCAGAGCACCGCAAGCAACTGGCAGCAAAATCATTCAACAGCACAGTCCTGGTGCACAGTTCCTGTCTCCCAATAGTGGTCAATTTCTAGTAAACGGAACGACGTCTTTTGGGAATCAATTGAGTCCAATAGTGGCCAATGTTAGTCCCAATCAGCAGGTGACATTTAATACGTCTCAGGTTAGGCCACCCAATATGCAGGGCCAACAGGAATTTATACAAATGAACGGCCAAACGTTGATGGTACCTTGCGGGACCACCCAAAATATTGCCGTTTCATCAGCACCGAATCAACAGAACACAACTTTCGTTCAGCAAAATACAACGATCGTTCAACAACAAACCACTATGGTATCGAACAATCAGATACCAAATTTTCAGACAGCGCCTTCGAATAATGCAGGGGCCGTTGATCCAGCTTTAAATCTCGATCACAATCAGCCATATATTCTAAGTTCGGGCATGATCTCAGGAAAACCGCCATCTTCTCCAAAAAATAGCATTAATTCTCCTACCTCTGATCAAAGCATGGAACAACAGCAATATGTTCTTGCTAGTAGCAGTACTTCCGTTGTCGAGAAAACGGGACAGCAAATCGATCAACACAGTCCGTTGATGGCGAGGCATTCCGTATCGACTCAAACAGCTGGTAATCAGGCAAATATAGTACAGGCGGCGATGATGAGACAGGGTTCTCCACCAGATACGACCACGCATAGTCCAGGAAATAGTCAGCGGTCAAACAGTCCGGCTGTCGACACGACAACGCACGGAGCAGCTTCTCCCGCGCCACCGATCAGTGCCAGACAGCATTCTTCATCTACG CCCATGGTTCATTGCGTGTCAAGCAGCGAACCTGATTCTGGTGACATCACGATGGCGTCAGAAGATTGGAGGATTCAGGGTGTTACCACGAAAGAGATCACACTAAGTCAACCCAATCTTCACGGGAAGACTTACGTGGAATCGACGGTGACTACTGGGATCCAGGTTGGTACCCATGTAGAACAGGGTAACCGTCATCTAGCTCTAATAGACATGCATCAGCCAGCCGATACGACACACGCAGAAAACACATACGCTGACTCACAGGAGCATATGGACACATCATCACCAAATCATTCCATTTATTCAGACACAATGGACCACTCTCCACTGGAGGATCAGCTGAGCGTCCCTAAAGAAATAACGGATATCTCTCATCAAGAGATCGATGTCAATAATCCGTTGCCTGTTGTAGGACAAGCGCATTATCAACCGATCCTCTATCATAGTCATCATTACGTGCCTAATACAAACGTGTATCGGCAGCAAGCCTTAGTGCCAGATCATGCTCATTATACTATGCTACCTCACGCGAATAAATTCGATCCTAAGTCTTGCGATCTTGAACTTCAACATAATATCGTCGAAGAAGATAGCGATCAAAATTCCGAAGATAAAACTTCGGAACGAGAAAATATTCCCTATTGTCCCCAAAATGTTGCCTGTCAAAAATTCATTGGCGTAGGTATAGCTGCACCCGGTCTTTACcctcatttatataattataggtCTGACCCTAGTGGCATTGCTGTCGTAAATTATTCACCAAACAAACAGGCGTATATAAATCCTTACGTTTACAGTCAACTTGCATATGCCCAAGAGGGTGACGATGGGGAGGAGAGTGATTCCTCGCTGGAGGAATAg